The genomic stretch gtcaccactagttgATCAGGCTTTAATTATATCCACATCCGGCTAAGGTTTGTAGATTTACCTCAAGGTCAGGAAATCGTGAAATCCCTTGATCACCTGGATGACTCTAATGATTAGCCTATGACCACAAGGTCTAGGAAAGGGTCTTGGTGACAGAAGAGGAAGGGGTTAGGGATTTTCTTCTGCCCAAACAGTATGCAGTCTTTACTTTATAGGATAAACGACTTTCAAGAGAGCTTAGTTCTCTAGTAgctttatatatctatccatGCTTCGCATAGTACTTCAAGAGGACCGGGCACACGGAAAATAGAGAAAATCCTAGCATTTCTTCGCAGAGTCAAGCAACTCCAAGCAAGCGAACAAGATAAATAAAAGATGCATGAAAACAGAACAAATTAGAATGAGAGTGATGATAAAAGGTATGTCAGGAATGTGTGGAATGGAATACGCTATGAATATGACTGAGAtatgagaaagaaagaggaaaatcaGACACCCTTTTTGTTCGAAAGGGATGGTCGAATATCCCTAATTCTGACCCTACTCTTATATTGGCTGACTTTCTCGAATGAGTTGACTTTTCCAAGTGTCGGTCAATTTGGATGGGGCAAGATCTCGTTATGTCTTGCTCCACTtctaatatttatagtaagttttagttcgatcataacttttgatccattgagttgtaggagtcgtgcccaacatgaaaagggcttagaaaaattaggagaataacgtggttaggccaaattggacacctactatttttagccgaaaaccatgaagtctaataggaatcatgaccatctataaataataaataagtcacgtttttagggagtttgagtttgagTATAAAACAtcatcctaggtttgagctcattatttaaaagattgtaaatttatttttttttaatcatcaattaatttatttcaaatttattagaaattatttctaattttatccctAGTAAATTCAAGGAAGCTCTGCGAGGAGTCCTAAGAACTCCttagattcagagtagttattccttgaggaagaaggtgatcgacctcatcatgtccttccctgcatcacaaTCAAAGTGCTCTCAAACTTGCAATAAATCCAGTTTGTCATGCAAGAatcaagcatattgaagttgaacATAATTTCATATGTGAAAAAGTATTTAATGGATCGATCCATGTTTCGGAAGTGTGAAGCAACGAAAACATTGTCGGCATATTTACCAAGTCGCTCTCCAAAAGtatatttgattattttagaagTAAGCTTGGTGTCCTTTCTAGAAAAAATCGCTTTAAGAAGTGTTAAATGTTAAACTATATTTTTCAGTTTTagttttcttaatttttaattaGATCAATGTGGTGAAGTTAACGGTGTAAATTATGTGCTAGGaacttttttgttattttacacTATGGGCCCCACTCTCACATGTGTGGTTAGCACATATATCCTCTCCCTCCTTTTCCAATTTTTTCATCCCTAATTCTCAATTAATTAAAATCCCTCCCATTAAATGCTAATTAGAATCCCTCCCATTAAATGCATAACCTCATATATAAGAAAGGTGCCAATGTCATCTCTTTCTATGGCCTATAATCCAAATGACAGAGAGAATCAGGAGTATGGTGCATGAGTCTAAAAagaaggcaaatccaaggctggagtggaccataccacaggaagcaatgcTGACCGCCaacgttgaaactttcttagggcctaccatgatgtttatttgccaccccttcataaggtcacatagactcgAAACCTTCCAacagcctaccatgatgtttattttccatcctaacATGTTCTGCCACAATTCAGTAAACTGTGGCAATCGTAATATAGGAGAATGATAAGTTCACAACCTGTGAAAATCCTGTTTGTAGATTTTGCTTCACATTATATATTGGGCCTTGGCTGGACCATCAAGATCAAATTCCTGACACCTGTCAATTTAATCTGTCccccaagtgggtcccactgaggAGATGCCAGgacaaaatcaggctggtccaatcatcaggtgggccacaaatgctaGAAAAATGATGAAGGCTATGATGCAAGGAGATCAGCAATCTTGACCGTTGCAATTTTCACTATGATAGCCCAAAAAATCTcattccttctttccttttttgtaAGGGGTGACTGGTGGACCCCAATAGACGAGTAGTTGAAGTTGCAATGGCCTGAGATGGGCCACTCGGTTGGTTGCAATTCAATGGTAGAAAAGGATCATAGGAGCTCATTATCTCATCAACCATGTATTCGGCAGCATCCATATTCACACTTTGGCAACCATAGACGTCCCAGGCTACATTCTGGTAGAGCTTGAGAAATCGCTTGCGGACTTCTTCTGGGGGTGGGATGGCCCAAAAAATAAATGCCACTAGAGGAAATGGCATAGCATTACCCTCCCTAAATTTGTAGGAGGCCTTGGCCTCAGAAATCTGAAATCTATCATGAAAGCCTATAGGATGAAGCTTGCTTGGACAGCCCTCTTCAGAGATAACGGAAGTTGCTGGAGTAAATCCGTTAGAGCCAAGTATGCAGCTGAGTTgcggccctgcatgatggattgGAACTTTGCATTATCCGTGGGTTGCTCAGAGTGCTCATCGAATCCAACTCAAAATGGGTTGTAGATTGCATAAATGGTAAGTCCTTCAGGGCATGGAAGTGGAAGTATTGGATTTCTAGGATCCATAAGCTTTCTCTAAGAGGCTCCTTCCATTGCTCGCTCATCCCTAGAGAAGTAGACGGGTTGGCTGATGGTTTGGCCAAGCTGGGCAGTTCAGCCCAAGATAACACAATTTTCCTTGACGTTTCCAGCCTCCCCCGCCTGGTCGGGGGCCGCTTTCTTTTAGATAAAGCAGGGTTAGGTGCAGTTAGAAAGACTGATTGAGCTCCATTTGTTTAGTACATGATAGGTGCGTCTGGATTTTTTGTCCCTAATCTCTGCCCGAATTCCTATACCTATAAACTTTGCTTTATCAATTGAATGATTttcaaattgaaaaaagaaaagtacCTAGCTGATTTCCCCCCTCAACCCCCTCACAGATCTTCTGTCCCTAGTACGAACGCAATCGCCGCCTCTGTTTCTCCTCTCAGGAGGAACATCAGAAACACATTCCATAAGTTACATTCTGAATCCCGTTGGCTTATTAGAAAAGGGGACATTTGACTTTGGGAGGACGATTGGTCGGACCTGGGCCCACTGCACCATTGGAGACTGATCCAACCTTCAACCGTTGCTTCTTCTCCCAACCTTCAACCTTCAGTCGCTGTTTCTTCTTCCAAAGTCAGAGAGTTCATAGGTCCTCACGGCTAGATTGAGAGGGTAAACATCTCAAATTCTCTTCCCCAAACTGCCATCAATCACATCTCTGTGGAGGGTATCTGCACTTTAGAGGCTGCTGACAAATGCATATGGATGAATGAGCCTGATGGTGAGGTGATCGCCGCCCTGGCCTGGCAATCTATCAAACCAATAGGCTTGAAACAGAGATGGTGCAATTGGGTGTGGCATCCCAAACTTCTACCGAAATTCTCTCTTATCCTGGAAAATCTTTCACAGGGCGATCCCTTCGGATGACAGGCTTCAATCCAAGGGAGTAAGTTTAATTGGCatcttgttgttgttgctgtccTATGCCCCACAGACCCGCTGTGGAGTCCATTAATCACATTTTTGCTACTGGTTGGGCTGCTAACAAAGCTTGGGAGTTCTTTTACTGTCGTTACGGCATGGCTAATCCTGGTTTGGACTCAGCAGCAGTCCAGGCCTCTCATTGGTGGGGCATGCCCCAATTCCCTAGCAACGTCTCTCCTCTCAAAAGTCTGATTCCAATCTTCATCTTTTGGGAACTCTAGAAGGAGAGAAATAACTGGAAATTTGAGAACAAAATCCCCAACTCCAATGGGATTATCGCTGGGATTTTATACTGGATAAACTGGGCGAGCCATCTCCTCCCAATTCCTAACAAGCTTCATTCTTCCACGGTCACTATGATGAACTCTATGCGCATCCCAATCCCAAGTCCAAGACCTCAGAAAATTTCGATAGTTAAATGGACCAGACCTCCCACTGGCTGGATCAAGCTCAACGTGGACGGTTCAACCAGAGGGAACCCAGGGCCCTCCAGCGGTGGCGATGTCAGGAGAAATAGCAATGGTACATTCCTATTCGACTTCTTTCGTGGCTATGGCGTTGGCCCTAATATAAGGGCTAAGATCAAGACGATCCTCGATGGTCTAACGCTTTGTGCTCTCTTGGGATTCAATCGAGTCCATGTTGTTAGCGATTCTAGAATTGTGGTTCAAGCCCTTTCCAGCAGCAAGAATGCCTGGTCGATCTAGTATTGGAAAGTGAGAATCAGGTCCATCTCGCAAGACATTCAGGCTGATGTTTCTTATACCCCTAGATAGGTTAACTCGGCAGCGGACGGCATGGCTAGACTAGGAAGCGAACGCCAGCAAGGCCACAACTTCCACTCTCGGGGAGCCGTCCCACCCGCCATCAGGGCTTCTCTTTCTTGACAAAGTGGGCCTGGGTAACCTTAGGGCCTCCTAACCTTCCGTCTCTTGTTTATTTGTATAGCCACCGGATAGGGGGGCCTTTTCCTTTTTGTCATCTCATTGGCTGTAAGCCGTCCATGGCATCTCCTTTTTTCAATacaattttctttctttaaaaccaaaaaaaaaaaaaaaaaggagctcaTTAGCTCTGTCTATTTAAGAGAGGCTTGGCGGAATCCAGCAGCATTtggaattttaatttttcaaaagtaCGCTTCAAAATGCCTTTGGATTCCCAACTACGATGTACTGGTGACCCATTTAATTATAATTACTAATTTTGGATATTcaactccattcatccatcctGTTCCTTCAATAGGCAGGAGTTTTCCACCACGCGTCTTACTGCATACTTTATGATAATGAAGTGAATCCTCTACAACGTTTGTACATAAAGTCTAAATTACAACCTCGTATGGctaacccaccttaatgtatgaatcaaatccaatccgttcatcaattCAGCCTTATCATGTTATACATTCATACAAAAAATCAGGACAATCAAAACTcaggcatttaaaaaaaaaaaaaaaaatcatgccaaAAACCTATAAGATCACATGATGTGTCTCCTgacttttgaatatatatatatatatatatatatatggaaaaggttctatacggtcgatctcatgggaactccccatgaggtcgagctgcatggccccaccatgatgtctgtcaATAAtctacccatcagtcagatgcatcattccataatggacctagggattaaaaatcaagtcaatccgtgacttgtttgggccacactacatacaaaagttgagaggggttaccctccattaaaacattcataattattttgtaggcccaccgagatgtggttcacaaatccagcccatttatgtgtgtcccacttggatgaggggtcataccaagtttcagatgcatccaaatttcaggttggccccaccaagtgattttatatgttttaggcatgtcttcacataagtttagatggtatgacccacatgagctccctatatggatgatttttgggatatatcatgatttaaaggggacccatcaaatgcacgatgttgatgtttgacatacatcatggcggggcccacacagctcgacctcatggggagttcccatgagctcaaccgtaTGGAACGTttaaccttttcccatatatatacacacaccgtTGAACATACACACCGTTGATGTTggagatgcatcatggtggggcccacacagctcgaccccatagggagttcccatgagctccacctTATAGAACCTttaaccttttcccacacacacacacacacacacacacccacccacccacccatcgttggtgttcaacatacatcatggtggggcccacacagctcgtcctcatggggagttctcatgagctcgaccgtacagAACCTttaaccttttcccatatatatatatatatatatatatatagagagagagagagagagagagagagagagagagagagagagagagtaatatacTCACACAGTTTAAGGTGTGTGGGGCCATTATGGTGTTTATGCAACATCTTACCCCTCCATTAAGATTATCCCATCATTTCCAACAATTAGGTGTGGTACACCCTAAAAAAACCACAAAACAACACTTAAAAATTTCACATTCACACTGTGTCCTATTTTCATGATcggatcatcctaatttttaagGCATCCTATTTTTATGATGGGACAATCTTAGTGGATGGATGAGATGTCAGACCAGCACAATGGTGGCCCTGTATGGCAACTAGTTGAATGTACAGTTAGTTGCGTGTGAGCATCTctcgtgtgtgtatatatacaggaatgctcacctgtgccCCTTCTCATGTgaacacctttgcacacatgtcttGGGCACCGAATCAACAGTCCATGTGATGATTTACCCCTTGAAACTTTCTATACTTAATTtcctgcttgatccaaaactctaatggtccatagaaaagagaaatacaaatcaaggtatgaaactttttcctttttccttgccccaccagagttttgtatcaggctgaaagTTAGACTTGCCAGGTTTCAAGGGGtgtcacatcacatggaccgttcagatgcTGTGTCCATGACATGTGTACAAAAGTGCTCATGTAAGAAGCTGCTCATATAAGCATTCCTATCtatgtgtgtgtatacacacgcGCCCCCACACACCGCGATGCACAATAGGCTTATTCTACGTAACGTTGCACGGTATACAAAATGCCCATAAAAACCGTCGTGAGGTTGTGCCAAGTCGACCAAAACAAGAAGACGATGACGAAGGGTCGGAAACCATCGCCGGAGGTCGGAATTCAGGTGCAGGAGTCCAAGATCACGGCCGATTCTCCCACCATGAACGGCTCGCTCGTGCCGATCTCATCAGGTTTGGGTGAGAAGATCCGCCGAAAAGCCCATGCAGCAAATGCAATCCTCCGCTTCCTATGCCTCCTCTCCTCCACCACATCTCTATCTTTCATGCTCCAAGCTGAGCAGACTGCAAACATATCCATGTCCGGCTTCAACCTTCCAATTCAAACCAAATGGTCGTATTCCAACTCCTTCGAGTTTCTCGTCGCAGTGTCTGCTGCCGTCGCGGCGCACTCTCTTATACAACTGGCGCTGAGCATTGTGAAGCTGATAAACAAGTCGCTACCGACACCTTCACGGCGTCACACCTGGATATTATTCGCTGGGGATCAGATCTTCGCTTATGTGATGATGAGTGCAGGATCGGCGTCGGCTGGAGTGACTAACCCTAATCGGATGGGAATCCAGTGGAACTTCACTATACCCAACTTCTGCAAGCCGTTGGATCGTTTCTGTAACCATGTAGGAGTTTCAATCTCTTCGGCTTTCTTCAGCTGTTTCTTGCTTGCTTCCTCTGCTCTTCTTGATGTGCTTTTGCTCTCTAAGCCCTGAAATTCATTACATGTATGATGGATGTTTGCTTTTAGTTATGCTTGCTAATTAAAGGGAATGTGGTGTATGAAGCCAATCTATTGAATTGGCTCTCACAGATCCGTTTGTATTTATATACTATAGATTTCaccaacttttaatgtgtgggTGTGAGCATGGAAAAGGTGGTAGTGCGCACGGTAGCCCGCCTGACCTAGCTTTGGGCCAGGTTTGGAGCTACTAGCTTGACCCATGGACCAAGTTTGGGCCTCGCATGCATGGTGTTATCAATATTTAGGTCAAGCTTGGGCTAAAGTCATTTCAACCTAACCCACTATTTGAGGTGAGTTTGaacattgaggtcatgggttcaagtgcc from Magnolia sinica isolate HGM2019 chromosome 17, MsV1, whole genome shotgun sequence encodes the following:
- the LOC131231827 gene encoding CASP-like protein 3A1, encoding MPIKTVVRLCQVDQNKKTMTKGRKPSPEVGIQVQESKITADSPTMNGSLVPISSGLGEKIRRKAHAANAILRFLCLLSSTTSLSFMLQAEQTANISMSGFNLPIQTKWSYSNSFEFLVAVSAAVAAHSLIQLALSIVKLINKSLPTPSRRHTWILFAGDQIFAYVMMSAGSASAGVTNPNRMGIQWNFTIPNFCKPLDRFCNHVGVSISSAFFSCFLLASSALLDVLLLSKP